The Firmicutes bacterium HGW-Firmicutes-1 sequence GAGGCCCGTTGGTCAAGAGGTCAAGACACCGCCCTTTCACGGCGGTAACAAGGGTTCAATTCCCTTACGGGTCATTTCGTAGAGTATATAAAATACTACTATATCACTCAAAAGAATACCTTTTAAGGGGTAAAAACCTACGAAATGTTGTAACTTACGTAATAATGCCGACGTGGCTCAATTGGCAGAGCAGCTGACTTGTAATCAGCAGGTTATCGGTTCGAGTCCGATCGTCGGCTTTTATTGGGGGCCTTTAGCTCAGTTGGTTAGAGCAACCGGCTCATAACCGGTCGGTCCGGGGTTCGAGTCCCTGAAGGCCCACCATTTAAAAAATATGGCCCAGTGGTTCAGTTGGTTAGAACGCAAGCCTGTCACGCTTGAGGTCGAGGGTTCGAGTCCCTTCTGGGTCGCTTAGAGGTAAAACTCTAATAGAGAAAATTTAATATATTTTCTCGATGCGTAACTTTTATGCTTATCACATAAAAGTTAATAGGTTCATCGTTTTGTTTTGGGCGCATAGCTCAGCTGGGAGAGCACCTGCCTTACAAGCAGGGGGTCACAGGTTCGAGCCCTGTTGCGCCCATTCAATGCCCGAGTGGCGGAACTGGCAGACGCACAGGACTTAAAATCCTGCGGTCGTGAGATCGTACCGGTTCGATTCCGGTCTCGGGCATTTAAAGCTTGCACCTATAAACGGTGCTTTCTTTATACTTATACAATCAATATTTATGTGTGCATAGCTCAGTTGGATAGAGCGTCTGGCTACGGACCAGAAGGCCGAGGGTTCGAATCCTTCTGCGCACGTTTTAAAATCCTTTTATTTACGGTTTACGTAGGTGGGAGGGTTTTTATTTTGCATTCATTTAAAAATAAATGCTCGTAATTTATAGTATATAGTAGATTAGATAGGACTAGATCAGTTATAATATGAGAAATGTTATAATTTCAATTACTGATCATAATTTTGTGTTAATATGTTATATAAAGACCATATATAAAGACCAAATATAAAAGACCAAATATAAAAGACCAAATATAAAAGACCAAATAAAAGACTATATATAAAAGATCATTTATCAAAGACCATATATCAAAAAACATGAATAAAAAACAGGTGAACATATTATGAGAAGTTTTAAACGATTTTATATTGAGATAACAAATGTATGTAATATTAGTTGTAGTTTTTGCCCACCTACAATCAGGAAAAAAAGGTTTATGTCTGTCGATGATTTCACCAATATATTGAAGAAAATAGACAAAGTAACTACTTACCTTTATTTTCATGTTAAAGGAGAACCTTTGTTGCACCCTGAAATTGGGCAGTTATTAGATTTAAGTCATGAAAAGGGTTTTAAGGTAAATCTTACAACGAATGGGTCTAATATATCAGAGATGAGCGACTTGCTTTTAACGAAACCAGCATTGCGACAAATAAGCTTTTCTTTACAGAGCATCGAAGTATATTCAGATAATGAAGCTAAAGAAAAATATTTGAAAGCAGTTTTAGAGTTTGTTAAGAAAGCAATTATGAAAACAAATATGACGATTGAGCTGAGATTGTGGAATATCAATCTAGAGGAGATACAATGCAAACAATTAGATGCAGTAAATGCTGAATCGCAAAACGAAACAATAACATCAATTGAAACAAACCCTCATAATATCTTCACAAACTCAGGCAAAGCAAAGGGGAATACAAATAACAACACGTTTAGAATAATAGAAGAAGAGTTAAATCTTCCTTTTGTGTTAAATGAAAATATTATGAAGGCAAAGGGAGTAAAAATATCTGATCGAGTATACCTAAGTCAAAGCCAAGTTTTTGAATGGCCTGATATGAATGTTGATCCTATCAGTACCACAGGTTTTTGTTATGGTCTTAGAAATCAAATCGCAGTATTAGTAGATGGGACTGTTATACCGTGTTGTCTAGATTCTGATGGAGTCATTAGCTTAGGAAATATATTTGAGTCAACAATCAGTGATATTTTAGAGTCTAATCGAGCAAAGGATATCTATAATGGATTTTCAAATAGAAGAGCCATAGAACCTTTATGTCAAAGATGCGGATATAGATCCCGTTTTGAAAGTGATTAAGGTGACTAAATCATTAAAAGTAAAATTAACAAGAATTATATGGAACATAAATTCAATTAAAGACGTCCAATGAACAAAACCAAATATTCATTAGGAGGTCTTATTTATGAAACAAAATAAAAAAGCAGTACTGTTTCTTATAGCTTTATTAATAATTACCATGGTTACCTCTTGGGAAATGAAGTTTTTAAACTTCCGACTATTAAATCCAGAAATCATATATTAACGTTAATTAAAAACAACATTGAATTAAATGAACAAGTTTTTGATACAGGAATGATAATGGAGGATACTGTTGAAGAAAAGCAGAGTAGCAATGAAAATACAAATAGTGCAAGCTCAAGTCAAGAATTCTCTGGAACAAATAATCAAGTGGATGGGGTAGATGAAGGAGATATCTTAAAAACAGATGGAGTTTATATTTATAAAGTTGACGAATATAAAAACGTCTTAATCATTCATGCTAATCCTGAAAACCCTAAAATCGTTGGGACTATCAATATGGATGAAAATGTTAACATTAGTGAATTGTTTCTTGTTAAAAACAAGCTAGTAATTGTTGCCAATGCGTGGGAGGTATCTTCATATTTAAAAGAAGGAGATATGTCGAGTAATAAGATAGCAACAGATTACATGCCTTGGTATGGAGGAAATAATGAAACGAAAGTTTTCATATATTCATTACTGAATATTTCTAACCCAAAGCTTGAAAAAGAATATTCATTTGATGGTTCTTATGTATCTGGTAGAACCATTGAATCAAATTTATATTTTGTAACGAACAAAAACATGTATTATGATTGGTATAGAGTTTTAGAAGATAAGAGCTCAATTAATGACGAGATGCTTCTACCAAGCTACAAAGATTGTACTGTTGGTGAAGAAGTAACATTGGAATACGAAGATATTCAATATTATCCGGATTTTTCAGAGCCAAGTTATATGATCACGATTGGAATTCAACTGGATAAGTTGAATAAGGAACCAGACGTTCAAGCGTATTTAGGATCGTCAGGAACAATTTATGTTTCGAAAGACAAGCTATTTACAACAATCACTAAATATGATTCGAAAAAAATCATAAATAATAATAATTATATAAGTACACAAATATATCAATATGATTTAAAAGATGGAAACATTATTGCTTCTGGAAAAGGAGAAGTGCCAGGAACTATAGTAAATCAATTTTCTATGGACACCTACGAGAATAACTTTCGAATCGCTACAACAACAGGTTTTTCATGGGATGAAGTGAATCCTTCTAAAAACAATTTATACATTTTAAATGCTAATATGAAGACGGTTGGAAAGCTTGAAGGACTAGCAGAGGGCGAAACTATTTATAGCACAAGATTTATGGGCAACAAAGTATATATGGTTACATTTAAGCAAGTAGATCCGCTCTTTGTAATAGATGCATTCAATCCAACGAAACCAGTAGTATTAGGATATTTAAAAATACCTGGTTTTAGTGAATATTTACATCCAGTGGATGAAAATCATCTGCTAGGGTTTGGTTATGATACGAATGCAGAAGGTGATCGAGTAACAACAGGAGGATTAAAACTATCATTATTTGATGTAACAGATCCACTAAAACCTATTGAAAAGCAAAATCAAGTGATTGGAAAACAAGGTTCTTATTCAGAATTATTATGGAATCATAAAGCTTTGATGTATTCAAACGAGCAAGAATTAATGGCCTTTCCAGTACAATTAGCTGGAGAAAATTACAATATAGAATTTGACGGAGCAATGGTTTATAGCATCAGTAACGAAGGCTTCCATCAAAAAGGAAATATCACTCACTACAACACAGGAATACAACAAGACCAAAACAACTATAATTGGAACAGCAATATAAGTCGAATACTATATATTGAAAATTATCTCTACACCTTCTCAGAAGGAAAGTTGCAAGTACACGACGCTCAAACCCTAGAATTTATATCGGATTTAAAACTATAGGAAAGCAGAAAGAAGAAGCAGAAAATTTTTTTGTTGTATTATTCAAGCATTAATAGTAAAATGGATGTGGACTTAATAATCAAAAGGAGATGGTAGTATGGACGTAGAGCCCGAGAAGTATATTATATTAAAAAAAACAACCAATACTACCATCTGTAATATATATTCTTTGCAGTGGTAGTTTTCTAAAGGAGGCCTACCATTGGATCTTAAAAACTTAAAAGAATTGATCGAAGAAAAGAATTTCTCTCTTATTCAAAAAGAATTATTAGAACTTCAAGAGGCCGATATTGCTGAATTTTTAAATGAATTAGAAGCAAAAGAGGTATTACTCCTTTTTAGATTATTACCAAAAGTCATAGCATCAGAAGTATTCGTTTACTTAGATGTGGAAAGACAAACAGA is a genomic window containing:
- a CDS encoding radical SAM protein; the protein is MRSFKRFYIEITNVCNISCSFCPPTIRKKRFMSVDDFTNILKKIDKVTTYLYFHVKGEPLLHPEIGQLLDLSHEKGFKVNLTTNGSNISEMSDLLLTKPALRQISFSLQSIEVYSDNEAKEKYLKAVLEFVKKAIMKTNMTIELRLWNINLEEIQCKQLDAVNAESQNETITSIETNPHNIFTNSGKAKGNTNNNTFRIIEEELNLPFVLNENIMKAKGVKISDRVYLSQSQVFEWPDMNVDPISTTGFCYGLRNQIAVLVDGTVIPCCLDSDGVISLGNIFESTISDILESNRAKDIYNGFSNRRAIEPLCQRCGYRSRFESD